The Oryzias melastigma strain HK-1 linkage group LG6, ASM292280v2, whole genome shotgun sequence genome includes a window with the following:
- the kcnj11 gene encoding ATP-sensitive inward rectifier potassium channel 11 produces MLSRKGLIPDDYLLTRLAEDVLQPKFKARQGKARFVAKNGTCNVAHTNIREQGRFLQDVFTTLVDLKWLHTLVIFTMSFLCSWLLFGMIWWLVAFAHGDLDRRGDGFIPCVTDIHSFSSAFLFSIEVQVTIGFGGRMITEECVSAIIILIVQNIVGLVINAIMLGCIFMKTAQANRRAETLIFSKHAVISVRNNKLCFMIRIGDLRKSMIISATVRMQVVRRSTTDEGEVVPLDQVDIHLDNPVGTNGIFLVSPLIISHVIDKDSPLYELSPSDLQHQHVEVVVVLEGVVETTGITTQARTSYVSEEILWGQRFVPTVSEEDCKYAVDYSKFGNTVKVPTPCCSAKQLDEAGGLARFKLSEGAPARPSVRRRRASAGAQKSRVEKL; encoded by the coding sequence ATGTTGTCCAGGAAAGGACTCATCCCGGATGATTACCTGCTGACGCGCCTGGCTGAGGATGTCCTGCAGCCAAAGTTTAAGGCCAGACAGGGAAAGGCGCGCTTCGTGGCCAAGAACGGAACCTGCAACGTAGCGCACACCAACATCCGGGAGCAGGGCCGCTTTCTGCAGGACGTCTTCACCACTCTGGTGGACCTGAAATGGCTCCACACGCTCGTCATCTTCACCATGTCCTTCCTGTGCAGCTGGCTCCTCTTCGGGATGATCTGGTGGCTCGTTGCCTTTGCGCACGGGGACCTGGACCGGAGAGGAGACGGCTTCATCCCGTGCGTAACGGACATCCACTCCTTCTCCTCGGCGTTCCTCTTCTCCATAGAGGTCCAGGTCACCATCGGTTTCGGGGGCCGGATGATCACGGAGGAGTGCGTGTCcgccatcatcatcctcatcgtGCAGAACATCGTGGGTCTGGTCATCAACGCCATCATGCTGGGCTGCATCTTCATGAAAACCGCGCAGGCCAACCGGCGCGCGGAGACGCTGATTTTCAGCAAACACGCCGTCATTTCCGTCCGGAACAACAAGCTGTGCTTCATGATCCGCATCGGGGACCTGCGCAAGAGCATGATCATCAGCGCCACCGTGCGCATGCAGGTGGTGCGGCGGAGCACCACCGACGAGGGGGAGGTGGTGCCGCTGGACCAGGTCGACATCCACCTGGATAACCCGGTGGGCACCAACGGGATCTTCCTGGTGTCCCCCCTCATCATCTCCCACGTGATCGACAAGGACAGCCCCCTGTACGAGCTGTCCCCGTCAGACCTGCAGCACCAGCAcgtggaggtggtggtggttcTGGAGGGGGTGGTGGAGACCACCGGCATCACCACGCAGGCGCGGACCTCCTACGTGTCCGAGGAGATCCTGTGGGGGCAGCGCTTCGTGCCCACCGTGTCGGAGGAGGACTGCAAGTACGCGGTGGACTACTCCAAGTTCGGAAACACCGTGAAGGTTCCGACGCCCTGCTGCAGCGCCAAGCAGCTGGACGAGGCGGGGGGGCTGGCCCGCTTCAAGCTGAGCGAGGGCGCCCCCGCGCGGCCGTCGGTCA